In Lolium rigidum isolate FL_2022 chromosome 3, APGP_CSIRO_Lrig_0.1, whole genome shotgun sequence, the genomic window gcgttccgctgttttgggggaggagggggataacgaccgccggagcaccggaaccccaccaaaccttgcatgtggacctatgatatgtgtcaaagtgtggtgcaaggtctaatggtgcaaaagtagctcccctaaaccctaaaccctaaactcgggaggcttcgagccctaaacccctctaaatccctaaaccacgacgccggagctgcagaaccatgcatcataaaccctaaccctaaccctaaaccctaaacctaaacctaaccataaatacttaccctttaacctaaaccctagccctggcccctaaaccctagccctaaccctacacctaaccctaaccgagagaccgagcacaccgtcgatcgtgtgataatggctctagctgctggtatatgtgccaaagggtcccaatctttggttctccatgtgtatatgtactaaacaaacctaaaagaatgaaaagttacattggtgcaccctcgcgcggagaaatctagggggtagacccgccgggagcacacgttccgctgttttgggggaggaggggagaacgaccgccggagcaccggaaccccaccaaaccttgcatgtggacctattctatgtttcaaagtgtgatgctaggtgtaattcaccaaatggtgcatggcatggatccccgcggtctgacattcctcaccttcgggcgataacacttaacgattcccggacgtgtacggtgaagtgtcccgccgcgggtatatcgggggctagactgtgccaaagggtaccacacatgattttccatatgtccatggactaaacaaacctaaacctatgaaaaggtatattggtggaacgtcgcgcggagaaatctagggggtagacccgccgtcccgctgttttggggggaaggagggggacggccgccggagcaccggaaccccgatatatgtgggggatgagcatggagactaattttgtatttcacatagtgtaataaatagtcatcaaaaagaaaaactaattaacaaaataaatataagtagtagatgaaataaaatagttagaaaaacaaaaaaaaagtataatggcgcacggcaaagggagaagcgcacggcaaaggaccctttgccgtgcaacttgtcTGTCTGCACGGCAAAGTTTGGCCGCACGGCAGTGCccgggcctttgccgtgcgctgtttctttgccgtgcggcttgcagggactttgccgtcccaaaatctttgccgtgcgcttctccaattctttgccgtgagacccttctttgccgtgcgccatatctttctttgccgtgatatgtttctttgccgtgcgctgcgctaatactttgccgtgcattttttcgttgccgtgcgctctttctgctacgcacggcaaagaaatctttgccgtgcagcagctcacggcaaagtttggctgcacggcagcgcctgattttcccgtagtgagaTTATGTCTAAATttagtatgatttgaattctgtaCCAGGGTTGCACCGAGGAGAATAGTTGGTGATGGAAAATTGGGAATGAAGAGACCAAGAGGCCTTCATATTCGTACGGGAAATTTGTTGTACTAGAAGATTTTATTATCGGGCAGACCACCCGTTCTATGTGACATAAAGaacacttttttttcttttttttctttcgagaGTACACCAAAGGCGTAGGCATAAGGAATATCATCCTCCAATTACCAGTCTGCGTATGCCGGTCAATAGGATATGTGATGTTCCAGCCACTCCATTCATGTATTTACAATTTTGATGGCTCAAATTGGATTAAACATTGTTGATGAATACTAGCATTTGTATAATATTCGAGTACAACAGTTGTTTGAGCTGTTGTTCTTGTCAACATTTTATGGTGTCATATGTAGAATTATCGGTTGATATTAGAACACCCATAAAACCATCTGAACTACGCCTTATGAAAGATAAACAAAGCTGTAGGTGAAGGTTCCTCTCGAATATCATCACTCTTTGAGTCTCGAGTGAAACTTTTTCATGCTAAAAAGTTTGTCGTTGTAAAATTGTACTATAATTCATTTGTAGTTTTTAAGTTGAAATTTGCAAATTTGTATTATGATTGATTTGTAGTTTTTAAGTAGCAATTTGTAATAGTtgagacgtgcattgcacgtgcaaacttaCTAGTAGTACCAAAGCATGCATCACGTCCCTTCGATAAAATTGGAAGCATGCATCACCGAATCGTCCTCGCGCCCAGTCTACAGTGGTGGTGCGAACCGCTGGCTGAGAAAGCATATTGCTGCTTGCAGCATGTCGTGAAAGGAAAACCATAGCCAGATGTCCGGTGTTCCTTCTTCCACTGCATGCCTTCAGTTAACCCATTCAAACATTTTTTTGGCGTGCAACTGTATACTTTGCGCGCTCTTTCACTCCAAAATTAGGGGCATCGCACGGTAACCGCACAAGCCAATGTTCCAGCCACTCGCTCGTCCCCGATCGCAGTAGCAATCAACGACCGATGATCATTGATATCGATCTGCACAATTCACATCTTGTGTGGTGATCGATCTTGTTCATCTTCTTGATCGTCGATCAATCGGGGTGCCACTGGTCTGTTGGCGGTGTTGGAGCGGTTGACGCTCGCGGCGGGGTACGTCGATGGCGGCGAGCTACGCGTGCCGGCGTCCCTGCGAGTCTTGTAGCACGAGGGCGATGGCGGGAAGTGTCGTCGGCCAGCCGGTGGCGCCGGGGCAGAGGGTGACGATCCTCACCATTGACGGTGGCGGCATCCGGGGCCTCATCCCAGGCACCATCCTTGCCTTCCTCGAAGCCAGGCTGCAGGAGCTGGACGGGCCGGACGTGCGCCTGGCGGACTACTTCGACTGCATCGCTGGGACGAGCACCGGCGGGCTCATCACCGCCATGATCACCGCGCCCGGCAAGCACAGGCGCCCGCTCTTCGCCGCCAAGGACATCAACCGCTTCTACCTCGAGAACGGCCCATACATTTTCCCCCAAAGGCGAGTCTCTCCATGGATTACTGTTTCGTGGACGAAAACGTACAGACGATCTCGTCATGCTGACTGAACTAGTGATTGATTGATGGGTCGTTGGTTGTGCCAGGAGGAGCGCGCTCGCGGCTGTGATCGCGTCGCTGCGGCGGCCGCGGTACAGCGGCAAGTACCTGCGCCGCAAGATCAGGGACATGTTGGGTGACACGAGGATCTGCGACACGCTCACCGACGTCGTCATCCCCACCTTCGATGTCAAGCTCCTCcagcccatcatcttctccacatatGACGTACGTATGCTAATTTAAGTTTCGACGACTCATGATCATGATCCGATCGATTCGATCGTCAATCCTGGATCAGAAGTTCAAAACTGGCATCTGGGTAAAAACGTGGATTGATGATGCAGGCCAGGAGCATGCCACTGAAGAACGCGCTGCTAGCCGATGTCTGCATCAGCACATCCGCCGCTCCGACCTACCTCCCCGCCTACTACTTCCAGACCGCAGACGACAACGGCAAGACGCGCGAGTACAACCTCATCGACGGCGGTGTCGCGGCCAACAATCCGGTACGTAGCTAAATGTCCGTGTGTCAGATGTTCAGTACATGGTGCCTTGCCTGAGCGCAAATGCGTTACCAGCTGATCACTAATTAAATTGTTTGATTGTGCGCGTGAGAGATGCAGACGATGGTTACGATGACGCAGATCACCAAGAAGATGATttgcaaggacaaggaggagctgTACCCGGTGAAGCCGTCGGACTGCGGCAAGTTCCTCGTGCTGTCCATCGGGACGGGGTCGACGTCCGACCAGGGGCTGTACACGGCGGAGCAGTGCTCCCGGTGGGGCATCATCCGGTGGCTACGCAACAAGGGCATGGCACCCATCATCGACATCTTCATGGCGGCCAGCTCGGACCTCGTGGACATCCACGCCGCCGTGCTCTTCCAGTCGCTGCACAGCGACGGCAACTACCTCCGCATCCAGGACAACTCGCTCCGGGGTCCGGCGGCCACGGTGGACGCCGCGACGCCCGAGAACATGAGGGAGCTCGTCAGGATCGGCGAGCGGATGCTGGCTCAGCGTGTGTCGAGGGTGAACGTGGAGACGGGGAGGTACGAGGAGGTGCAGGGTGCCGGGAGCAACGCCGACGCGCTTGCCGGGTTCGCCAGGCAGCTCTCCGAAGAGAGGAAGACCAGGTTCGGGCGCCGGCGCAGGAGTACCATGCGTGGGGCTAGCTGTTCGAGATCCAGCTGCTGATCTTGTAAGTTTTTTATGTGTGCCAACGTCTCAGCAATCGATGTACAGATAGATCTTTTTTTTGCGGGATCAACACCGGTGTTGTCCTGTTAGTGATGATGGATTAAAATTTAAACGCCATCTTTTTACTAGCTAGGGAGCCGAAGATATATTGCTCATACATGGTTAGGCTTATCTTCACTGTTTAACCGCGTCCTTTAGCCCTTGAAGGCGTTCTTAGACGCTAACTCTTTGGTGAAAacaattactccctccgatccaaatttaTTAACTCGTAAAATGTTGCATAAAATCTGTATAAACTCAGAATGGTTAACTCTGTTCTTTCTTCCTtgcctatgttttctctatgcttttTAAAAGTGTACCAATAGGTAACTGCTGAAGTGGATAAATATAGAAAGCACTGTGTGCAGAgataaagatttgcaaaagaaAAAGGACGTTGCTACGTAGTGCCATAGCACCGGTTAGTCTACCGGAGTGCCCCCCCCTGTCCGGAGGACAAACTTTCCCGAAATAGCAAAACTTTCCCAAAATAGCATGTGGTCCCATCCATGAAAAAGAATGTGGACCACCTGTTGCGTTCACACGCGTGGACCACGATCACGTGCACCAAACCCACCGAAACTACATCTTCCAGTCAAAAATTACATCCCAATACAAAGCTATCTCCAGAACCATCGAGCAGTACTGGGAGACAAGCTATCTACAGAAACCCTACCTCTGTTCCTCCTTCCTCCTTCCTcccccctcctctcctcctccagccgccatAGACCAAGAGTTCCATGGCTGGAACATAAACGAAAATTACATCTCAAGCTCTCCAGGAACAACAAAATCTTAGATCAGACGCCTACCTTCTTCAGGACCAAGAAACAGGTAACAGATCCTTCTTCACCTGTCTCTTCTTCCCCCAATCCTAGCTTCTGACATACTTTTCTTACATCTATGGaagcataattaaaaatctacctagaggaaccttgatttcttacattAACCCAGGGATTTGTGATGAATTCATGCAAATACAAACTAACACTTTGACCTGCACCATGATATTCTTACATCTGTAACACCAGATCTGTAAGAACTACTGCTTTGTAACATGAACTAGAGCTCAGGAAGAACATGGGCAAGAGAAAAAACATGGAATTCATGACTGGAAACACATACACAAAGAGAAAATCAGTACATGGAACAATAAACTGACATGCAAATTCAGTACAGGTTTCCTTGCACACATTCAGTAGAGGTTTAGCAAAAAGGCATAAACTGACATGCAAACTCTGAATGAAAAGCATAGTTTTCATGTCAACTAGGACAGCTGAATCATGTCTATAGCAAGTACTTGCACCTGATTGACTAGGTTCAGATTTGTTCAGCACTGACTAGAACTGTGCATGTAACATTGCAGCAAAAGAAAACATGATTGAAACCCTAAGGAACCACATGGATATTGCAAAAAGTTGGTGCCTTTGCATTGCAGGGATCCATGTAACTTCCAGTTGAACGTC contains:
- the LOC124695731 gene encoding patatin-like protein 1 codes for the protein MAASYACRRPCESCSTRAMAGSVVGQPVAPGQRVTILTIDGGGIRGLIPGTILAFLEARLQELDGPDVRLADYFDCIAGTSTGGLITAMITAPGKHRRPLFAAKDINRFYLENGPYIFPQRRSALAAVIASLRRPRYSGKYLRRKIRDMLGDTRICDTLTDVVIPTFDVKLLQPIIFSTYDARSMPLKNALLADVCISTSAAPTYLPAYYFQTADDNGKTREYNLIDGGVAANNPTMVTMTQITKKMICKDKEELYPVKPSDCGKFLVLSIGTGSTSDQGLYTAEQCSRWGIIRWLRNKGMAPIIDIFMAASSDLVDIHAAVLFQSLHSDGNYLRIQDNSLRGPAATVDAATPENMRELVRIGERMLAQRVSRVNVETGRYEEVQGAGSNADALAGFARQLSEERKTRFGRRRRSTMRGASCSRSSC